In Roseofilum capinflatum BLCC-M114, the genomic window CCGCGCCCCCCGTGACCAAAATCCGTTTATCTTGCAATTCTATGGTGGTCATCGTTTTTCCTCAATTTGCCTTAGTCAAATCCGTTGCCCAACTGTTTGGTTTTTTTCAGCGCTTCTCGATCGGAATCGACCATTAATTGTACTAGCTCCTCAAAGGTAACAGAGGGTTCCCAACCGAGCTTTTCTTTAGCTTTGCTGGGGTCACCAATGAGTAAATCGACTTCTGCTGGACGTAAATAGCGCTCATCAAACTCCACATAATCTTGCCAGGTTAAGCCGACATGGGTAAAGGCAATCTCCAGAAACTCGCGAATGGAGTGGGTTTCATTGGTGGCGACGACATAATCATCCGGTTGGTCTTGCTGAAGCATCAGCCACATGGCGCGTACATAGTCTTTGGCATAGCCCCAGTCCCGTTTTGCGTCTAAATTCCCCAGATAGAGTTTCTTTTGCAGTCCGGCGGTAATCCGAGCGACCGCACGGGTGATTTTACGAGTCACAAAGGTTTCACCGCGACGGGGGGATTCATGGTTAAACAGGATACCGTTACAGGCAAAGAGATCGTAGGATTCCCGGTAGTTAATGGTTTGCCAATGGGCATAGACTTTAGCGCAGGAGTAGGGACTCCGGGGATAGAA contains:
- the gmd gene encoding GDP-mannose 4,6-dehydratase, with product MTQRKRSLITGITGQDGSYLSEFLLEKGYEVHGIIRRSSSFNTDRIDHIYIDPHEDEARFFLHYGDLTDGTTLRRILEEIEPQEVYNLGAQSHVRVSFDSPEYTVDTVAMGTLRLLEAIRDYQHRTGNQVRFYQAGSSEMFGKVQEVPQKETTPFYPRSPYSCAKVYAHWQTINYRESYDLFACNGILFNHESPRRGETFVTRKITRAVARITAGLQKKLYLGNLDAKRDWGYAKDYVRAMWLMLQQDQPDDYVVATNETHSIREFLEIAFTHVGLTWQDYVEFDERYLRPAEVDLLIGDPSKAKEKLGWEPSVTFEELVQLMVDSDREALKKTKQLGNGFD